One Luteitalea sp. genomic window, CGGGTGTCAGCGGATCGCTGCGCGACGTGACCGGCAAGGCAGGCAATCGATTTTCCCGCGCGTGGTAGCGACAACGAGGCCCTGTCATGAACACTGAGACCTTGCCACGCGTTGACCATGCCCGAGGACTTGGAAGCGATGGCACAGCGTCCGCTGCCTGAGGCCGTGTGACATGAGAAGCCCTTGCCGCGGCCTGCTGATCATCCTCGTCGCGCTACTCGCGAGCACGGCGGGTCGATCGCAGCCGCAGGCGGTCCCTTCGCGCATCGTCTCGACCTCGCCGAGCATCACCGAAACGCTCTTTGCGCTGGAGCTCGGCGATCGCGTGGTCGGCGTGTCGACGTATTGCCGCTATCCGCCGGCCGTCGCCGCGCTGCCAAAAGTGGGCACGTTTCTGAAGCCGGATGCGGAGACCATCGCGCGCTTGAAGCCGGATCTGGTGTTCGTCCACGCCGGTCCAAACACGGTGGCCACTCAGCTCGCAACGCTCGGGGTCAAAACCGCCGTCGTCGATCGTGGATCTCTGTCAAGTGTCTTTACGACGATCCGGCAGATCAGCACGGCGGCCGGCGTGCCCGAAAGAGGGGATCGTCTCGTCTCTCGCCTGACCGCGGCACTCGACCGCGTGAAGGCTTCCGTCGCCGGGCGAGCGCGGCGAAAGATCCTCATCGTCGTCGGCCGTCGAACTGGCACGCTCACCGACATCATCGCCGTCGGCCCTGGCTCGTACCTGCACGATATCGCAGCCATTGCCGGCGGTACGAACGTGCTGGCGTCGGTGAAGCTCGAGTACCCGCGCATCTCCATGGAGACGATCATCGGTCTGTCTCCCGATGTGATCGTCGATGTCGGTGAAATGGGCGAATCGGCGGCAGACGCCGACCGCCGTCGCCAGATTACCGAGAGTCTCTGGCAGCGTCAGACGTTGGTGAAAGCGGTCCGCGAGCATGCGGTGCACGCGGTCCACGATGAAGCCTTCGTCTTGCCCGGCCCGCGCATCGTCGAGGTTGCGACGACCATGGCGCGGTGGCTCCACGGAGTCGAGCCGCGATGACGTTGCCCGTGCTCCGCGTGCGGAACGTGGCATGGTGGGCCGCGACGGTGCCGGTACTTGAACAGGTGTCGTTCGATGTCGCGCCCGGCGAGTTCGTTGCCATCATGGGCCGCAACGGAGCGGGCAAGAGCACCCTGCTCGATATCATCGCGGGCTTACGTGCCCCAACAGAGGGCGCCGTGGTCTTGGCGGAGCGTCCGTTGGACGAATGGACGGCGCTCGAGCGAGCGCGGCTGCTCGCGCACCTGCCGCAGAGCCTGCGTGCCGATTTCTCGGTGCAGGCCGAGGCGCTCGTCCTGATGGGTCGTTACGTCCACGCCACGCGCTGGTTCGAGTCAGACGAGGATCGCCAAATCGCCCACGAGGCGATGCAGCGGTGCGATTGCCTCGAGCTGCGACGACGGAGCCTGGCCACGCTGAGCGGCGGTGAGCGCCAGCGAGTC contains:
- a CDS encoding ATP-binding cassette domain-containing protein; this encodes MTLPVLRVRNVAWWAATVPVLEQVSFDVAPGEFVAIMGRNGAGKSTLLDIIAGLRAPTEGAVVLAERPLDEWTALERARLLAHLPQSLRADFSVQAEALVLMGRYVHATRWFESDEDRQIAHEAMQRCDCLELRRRSLATLSGGERQRVFLAACLAQRARVLLLDEPATFLDVDQQLHCFSVLRAEAERGVACVAVTHDMNLALTFCTRLIVLAERGVARDLATETALDDPAWLHVFSQRLTVEHGGSRPWVRYR
- a CDS encoding ABC transporter substrate-binding protein translates to MRSPCRGLLIILVALLASTAGRSQPQAVPSRIVSTSPSITETLFALELGDRVVGVSTYCRYPPAVAALPKVGTFLKPDAETIARLKPDLVFVHAGPNTVATQLATLGVKTAVVDRGSLSSVFTTIRQISTAAGVPERGDRLVSRLTAALDRVKASVAGRARRKILIVVGRRTGTLTDIIAVGPGSYLHDIAAIAGGTNVLASVKLEYPRISMETIIGLSPDVIVDVGEMGESAADADRRRQITESLWQRQTLVKAVREHAVHAVHDEAFVLPGPRIVEVATTMARWLHGVEPR